The genomic interval gagcagaacagaggcgCTACCAGAACACAAACTCTAGACCTCCGTCAAGACCTACCAAGAACCACATCTCCACTTTATTGACGAGCTGCAAACTCAAGGCCAACATCTGAAAATGCCTGCCTACTTGGACATCGCTCTTCAGAACAGCATGAACGTGAAAGATCAGCACATTAGGTAAACTCATGATGAATTACATTGAAATACTTCAGGTCGTAAGAGTTATGAACTAATATAAACTCTGTGAGCGAGAAGAGGTGTTCATGATTGTCTTGTGTTGTTTTTCAGGTGTAAACTCTCTCTGCTGGAGAGGAAGTGCAGCGGCGGTGTGGAGAAACTGAAGATAGTTATTGGAGAACACCTCCAGAACGGGATCCCTACATCTCCCATTTCTCCTATTCTTGAGAAAACGGTGTCCTTTTTCACTCCGAAGAAGGCCTTGCTGTCACCCACGGGCTATTCCAAATATTCCAGGGACATACTgcgtctctttccctctccagaCGAGGACATTGTACCACTCTGCTTTGAACAATGAGTTGAGAGATGCATGGACGTGGAGGTTCCAGTTCAGAGGTCAAGGACCCTGCTGACATTTACTGTGGCGTTGGCTTAATGTATTCCCTTGAGGCGCTGCTATAGATGTAGACTGCAACTGATTGGCCGACACTGGATCGCAactgacagagagacatagtTAAATGAATAATAAGTCCAAAATAGGTTTTGTCTAAAATTACAGTGATTTTGTGAAGCTTAATTTGTGTATATTTCAATTCTGTCgaaatgatttggaaatgcatttGCATGCATTGTTATTAGCAGTCGTACTGCTCTATCCTTTCTATGAGAAAGTCAACCTTGGATGTGTTTGGTGATCTCTGCTACCTCGAAGAGAGCAGAGCTGGTTACTCTGATTGTAAACACTTGTCCTCAGAGTTCGAGTTAGCGAGTGCTGGGCACTCTTGTTACAATGTAGAAGTATGGAAAATGTGACCATTGGTTCATCCCACTTTTTTAGGGTATGTGAGTCAATGTCGAGTTTGAACCCTGCTAGCCTTTACCCTAAGAGGAAATGTTATGATTGTTATCTTAAAACGTACTGTTTATTTTGTTTTCAACTACTAATGAATGGCTTCACACATATATAAATGTGCCTAATACACAAATGTGCCTAAAGTGTTTTTAAATGTGCCTAAAGTGTTTAATTCAAAGACTAAATAAATATTTTCAGCATATATTTCAGGTGTCTTTTCGTGTTGTATTCAAAGCACATCTTTCCATTGGCAAACCCCAGAGGGATGACGGCATTaggtacatactgtatgttatatCTCATGTAGGAATGATTTCTTCTCCCCGTTTTATGCTCCTGACATAAAATACCAGAATACcagaaaaactggaaaatatattATACTAAAGGGCCATTCATACCTCTACAGTAGCTTGTGAACTTGGACAGTCAACAAGCCAACATTTGGTACATTTTATTGCGCAAGAAAGCATCAAATGGAAAGTAAGAAACCAGGAAGTGAATACATCTTCAGTCCAGGCCCGGTGTGTTAAAGAAAACTGACATAACATAAGTGAATAACTTACTTAGATAGTGCAGGAATAAACACACAATGCGGAACTTAGAACGTTGTACACCTTGAACAGCTCAGAAAACCACAGAAATCCTTGAACAGCTCAGAAAACCACAGAAAACCTTTTACTGTATTGTTAGCGGAATGTGTTCAAGCACCAATGACGTTACAGGGCTAAAACTATTATATCCATTATATCCTGACTTACTGCAATACAACTATTCTTTTAAGATGTGTATCAGATTAAACAGATGTTGTCGTGGCTAAAGTCAAGTCAGTAACATGCTCAACTTCTGATAAATCATAACATTGCACTAATTGGTTTCCTGATTCAAAAAGGCATCAGTAATTAGGTGATAATTGATCATGGCTGTCGCATGGCTGTGGTTTCGCTCTTGTGCCTAGCACACTTGCAGTTGAGTCATATTGAAATGGAGTCATATTTAACTACCAAGTTTCTCACCAGGCACCTTTGGGGAAttggttgtataaagagaagaattagcatttaacaaggcacacttctATTGTTTAAAGATATTTCCATCAATGGACAAAGTGTGGGAAAGCTCTGGAGAGAGGAGTCACAGTTTAGTGTCATTGGCAGCTTCATTCTTTACATCAATATAACAACTAATAACAATATAATTGTCCACAAAAAAAGATAGGTTATGATATTCAGTAATGTAGTCTGAAACATTTTAATATCTGAATAAAATAAATATGTGCAACAGTACGGAAGGAGCCAGCGGTAGTTTCCCTCCCGAATCCAGATGGACCGTGATGTCAGCCTCTGTCTTTAGTACAACACAGAGTCAATAGCCATCACTAATGGTCCACTGAGCAGCTTTTGTAATGCATTGATCACAGCACACAGGACTCAGTGTGGGAAACTCAGATCAGCTCTCTACTCACACTGACCAGTAGCCTCAAGACAGAGGACACATCTGCTACGTTTGAACTCTACTCTGGCAGTAGTCTGCCAAATCTTCAAATACACAGACACAAGAGCAGTATTGCAATGCAACATACATGTAACTGCCaagataatggaaacacttgaggaaAAGAGGGatgcaaagtatattgaaagcaggtgcttccacacaggtgtgaatTAATTatgcaattaacatcccatcatgcttagggtcatgtatagaaatgctgggcaggccattgtTTTGGCTACCATGACTATGGCCAAATAGGacgacaatgcccccatccacagggcacgagttgTCCCTGAATGGTTGATGAGCATAAAAACGATGTAAACCAAAATGCCATGGGCGTCTCAGTCACCAggtctcaacccaattgaaaacttacgggagattctggagcggcgattgagacagtgttttccaccaccatcaacaaaacaccaaatgatggaatttctcgttgaagaatggtgtcgcatccctccaaaaGAGTTCcaaacacttgtagaatctatgtcaaggtgcattgaagctgttctgtggTGGCCCAACATACTATTAAAACACTttgtgttggtgtttcctttattttggcagttacctatatatatacagtacaagggTAAATGACAGTTAACTTAACTTATACAATATTAGGTTTCAAAGGTGACAATGTCCTTTAAGTCTCTGTTAATTGTAGCTAGAAATCTATATTAAAAATCTATATTAAAATATTTTACTGTCAAATTTGACACTTTATTTTGCAATGCAACCATCAGAAGGGCTTAAGTGTTACAACATTCTCATTTAGAGAAGCtgtgtctctccatcaccctccaccCTTCCACCTGTTCCCCTGAGACGTGACCATTGTTCCCCAGCAATATGAACACTGAGCATGTGGCAGCTCCACACTCCTCATTGTCCTCCCAAGCTCTCCCATTGGCTACAGACTGTGAGAAACTCCAACAAGCCCAAGACCCACACATTCATATGCAGATTTGGGACTATATATAGGAGAGATGAAGCCAGTAGAGATCAGATTTTCTCTACACAGACCTCTACAGCACAGAGATCCAGCCATGGTACCTACAATCACACCAGCCACGATCTACTCTAAGGAGCACCTGACTCTGACAAACAAGGTAAATTGAAGATTCAAATTCAGTGACATTTATTTAATTGTATTGATTGAGTGTTTATTTGATTCAGTAATGCCATACTCCAGAACAAGGTTTTGATGACTCGTCTCTTCTTGCAGCTAAGAAACCCAGTGGTGGAGAAGTTATGCAGAGATCATATCAACAACAGCATTGAGCAGCTCAAGTCTTTCCTGGTTCCAGAGATCCTCAACCAGCAGCCCGACTCCAAGCTGGACAAAGCCGACATCCTGGAGATGACAGTTTGCATCCTGAGACAACAGCAACAGAACCAGCCAGTGAGCTCCTCCTCCTGCTCAGCACCTGTCAATCAGGGTTACTCCAGGTGTGTCCATGAGATTGTTCACGTCCTGTCTAAAGATGAGCTGAAGACACAGTCCCAGAGAAGCCTGCTGAGCCACTTCCAGAGCCTGCAGCCATCCTCTGATAAGAACAGGAGGGGGAGTGACCATCCTCAGTTGAGCTTCCCAGCCCAGCACAGCATCAGCAAAGAGAAGAGTCCAGTCAACATCGCCCTCTGGAGGCCCTGGTAGAGACCTACATACTGGAGCTCCACTCAGACAAACACAATGGATGGACCATGTTGGTCTAAGATTCATTTCATTTACAGTAATGAGTATAAGTAAATATTTTCTTTGTTTTCTGCTTATGCAGGAGTTTTTAAAAGTCTTGCTGTGATTGAGACTTTTCATTTCAGTTGTACTGAAGTTATAAACGTTTTCCTAGAAAACAATCTGATCTTTGAAAACTACATTTTTGTAGTGTTAATTGAAATCATCATAACCTTTATGTTTTGTGAAAAATGTTGATTATATTGATCATGGGTTAATATTCATGATCAACGATAGCTTGAATGGTTCTCTATGAGAACTTTTAACCCAAAATGGATGTTATATGATCAGTCTGTTTGTgattgtatttgaaaaatctGTTTTTATGGTCTAAAAATTAGAGTTATTTTTTACCACTACATTTGTGTAGTGATATAGTCATATTGACATTGTATTGAACATCTTCCGTGAAGCATGTATCAGTTATATATTTCATGTTGATCAATTTGAGCTACAGCATCAATGTTCCTCCAGGAGGATTATTTACCCAAACTGGGTATTATACCTGTTATCATCACTCTGTGATTAGcagtatttgatttgtttaaacatCGAACTCCATTTGTGAAATTGTCGATCATGTTATTTGAATAATGATTTTATTGCAAATGGGAGAACAAATGTCAAATTGAAAAACCCTTGTTAATTTTGAACAATTCTGTTGTCTTTAAAAAAGACAGTAACTGTGAATTTCATACTCGGATAGAGTATCATATCTTTCATAAAGACAGTAACTGTGTATCCTATATACTCTGAAATAGTATCAAATCTTTCATAAAAACAGTAACTGTGTATCCTATATACTCTGATAGAGTATCATATCTTTCATAAAGACAGTAACTGTGTATCCTATATACTCTGATAGAGTATCATATCTTTCATAAAGACAGTAACTGTGTATCCTATATACTCTGATAGAGTATCATATCTTTCATAAAGACAGTAACTGTGTATCCTATATACTCTGATAGAGTATCATATCTTTCATAAAGATAGTAACTGTGTATCCTATATACTCTGATAGAGTATCATATCTTTCATAAAGATAGTAACTGTGTATCCTATATACTCTGATAGAGTATCATATCTTTCATAAAGAAAGTAACTGTGTATCCTATATACTCGGATAGAGTATCATATCTTGGATATTTGTTCAAGTCTTGTTGTGATGTTTAATCACGTTATTTCTCTTGAAATTTTTACCTTAAATTAAGGTATTGATGATGTGACTCATTCAGTCACTCTGAATAAATACACAAATCTTCATTTGAAATATTTTTGTCTGTTGCTTAATTCTTTTCTTGACAAAGATAATCCTCCAAAATCATTAAATGGTTAAATTACTGATTTATTAAACTCCACATAGATTAAGTGGCTGATGCAAAAACAATAAAAGTAATCACCCAAGACTATACAGAATGATATTGACTGCATTGGAATGCAACACTCAATTGAATCAATACATTAATTTGTACCTCTGGGTGCTTCATTTAAAATCTACAGAGTAATATCAATGTTAAGAGACATTTCTAGTCATACATGATTACTTTACAGTAATTGTTTTTATATAAAACATAACAGTCATATCATATCTTGTTGTAGTAAAGGTGTAATGAACTATAGAGATGTAAGTGATCATCATTCTGACTTCCTTAGGAGACATGACTGATATATTTTTTATTGATGCACCtgttttaaataaatgtattttcaGTGTTTCAGAATGTATTCAATTATTTTAGTTTAGTCATAATATATCAGTGATTCCAGGTGTTGGGCAAAAACTAGCACTGTCATCTTAGTGCTTTAAACATTCAGAGCAGCTGTGCCCCTCAAACTCAATAGCTAATGTGATGTGTAATAAGACACACTTCTATTGTTCCTCCATTGAAAGcagtgaatggagagaatgtGGGAAACCGAGGAGAACTCACTCACGGGACAATAGACTGGGACCTCTACCCTGGGCTGTCAGAGGTTAGAGTGGGGGTCTGGGTCTCTATGGGGGAATCAATGGATATATTTCTGATAATCCCACAACATTTAATGTTTACTATTTGGATCTTGAATTTAGAAATCTGCTAAAACATGTTTCTAAAAAATGTTCAAGATATAATTGTTTTGCATTTTGAAAGCACTTTTAGGCAGTACCAGCCCCTTCTTCAAGATTCATGCAATTAGTTATGTTTTTATTCGGTTTCTATGTGGGGCATGGTTGAAAACATTATATTTCTTTGTATAAACATACATTTACAGCTTGAATTGACTCTCTGTAACAGTGAGTCTTTATCTGTTGCTTAAGAAATATCTCTGTATTGAGCTTCACCCCCAAGGGCTTGatctcctgggtggcgcagtggtctagggcactgcatcgcagtgctagctgcgccaccagagtctctgggttcgcgcccaggctctgtcgcagccggccgcaaccgggaggtccgtggggcgacgcacaattggcatagcgtcgtccgggttagggagggtttggccggtagggatatccttgtctcagtatgtaaaatgtaataaaatgtatgcactctactgtaagtcgctctggataagagcgtctgctaaatgactaaaatgtaaatgttgataGGAACTGCTTGTGTAGAGATGAATTAGTATTTAACAAGGCACAGTTGTATTGTTTAGTGGAAGCTCTCTCAATGGGAAAAGTGTGGGAAAGCTCTGGAGAGCAGAGTCACAGTTCAGTGTCCTCATCAGTTCCACCAGCACCTGTGAGTCTCTATGGTGAACAGGCACACTTCTATTGTTCAGTGGATAGAATAGGTGGGAGGGAAATACAATAATTATGAATAAAGCAAAATCTGATTTATTTACCCAACTTGTGTAACGGCATTCAGAGGAAGAAggtgaagaccaaggtgcagtgtgatacgtgttcatattatttatttgaaactgaacactgaatacaaaataacaaaaggaataaccggaacagttctgacaggtgatacaaa from Salvelinus fontinalis isolate EN_2023a chromosome 18, ASM2944872v1, whole genome shotgun sequence carries:
- the LOC129815957 gene encoding transcription factor HES-5-like, whose translation is MKPVEIRFSLHRPLQHRDPAMVPTITPATIYSKEHLTLTNKLRNPVVEKLCRDHINNSIEQLKSFLVPEILNQQPDSKLDKADILEMTVCILRQQQQNQPVSSSSCSAPVNQGYSRCVHEIVHVLSKDELKTQSQRSLLSHFQSLQPSSDKNRRGSDHPQLSFPAQHSISKEKSPVNIALWRPW